A stretch of the Sulfurospirillum sp. UCH001 genome encodes the following:
- a CDS encoding tetrahydrodipicolinate N-succinyltransferase N-terminal domain-containing protein — translation MALRVSIDETDFKALVKEIEAQEGYRKPIAFGIARVDRGQLNPEKILQATFPVINWNENFGSAAILIAAIQESGVDVDFTSSEFVYDVKKKFVKNAMNAFTPYLNQAIGEAHKNVQVIKTLDWIAQTEKLKKDFRIVFLFEDAAPLSPEAVYLKLYALSTGKAPLRSLNLSGAFGVLENVAWSLGQPIELAWLRMHEVELKLRGEYPTIESVDKFPRYLSHIIPADNTRVLDASKVRMGAQLHAGTTIMPGASYVNFNAGTTGAVMVEGRISSSVVVGKGSDVGGGASILGVLSGTNGNPVSIGENTLLGANSVTGIPLGDGCIVDAGIAILEGTKIGVSGVELAKISEANPKAKLKKAGTDELVFFKGLELAGLNGIHFRQNSVNGMIVATRSKREIKLNSELH, via the coding sequence ATGGCATTACGTGTAAGTATTGATGAAACAGATTTTAAAGCATTAGTCAAAGAAATTGAAGCGCAAGAGGGATATCGTAAACCGATTGCTTTTGGTATTGCTAGGGTTGACCGTGGGCAGTTAAATCCTGAAAAAATTCTACAAGCAACGTTTCCAGTGATTAACTGGAATGAAAATTTTGGTAGTGCTGCTATTTTGATTGCGGCAATCCAAGAAAGCGGTGTTGATGTAGATTTTACGAGCAGTGAATTTGTCTATGACGTGAAAAAGAAATTTGTCAAAAATGCAATGAATGCATTTACACCATATCTTAATCAGGCCATTGGTGAAGCACATAAAAATGTTCAAGTTATTAAAACACTTGATTGGATCGCGCAAACGGAGAAACTTAAAAAAGATTTTCGTATTGTCTTTTTGTTTGAAGATGCAGCACCTCTAAGCCCAGAAGCCGTTTATCTTAAACTTTACGCGCTTTCAACTGGTAAGGCACCTCTTCGTTCTCTCAACCTTTCAGGAGCGTTTGGTGTACTTGAAAATGTGGCATGGTCTCTTGGTCAGCCGATTGAACTTGCATGGCTTAGAATGCATGAAGTTGAGCTAAAGCTTCGAGGTGAATATCCAACTATCGAGTCTGTCGATAAATTCCCACGTTATCTTTCTCATATCATTCCTGCGGACAATACGCGTGTGCTTGATGCAAGTAAAGTACGTATGGGTGCACAACTTCACGCAGGTACGACTATTATGCCAGGTGCTAGTTATGTCAACTTTAACGCAGGTACCACAGGTGCGGTAATGGTTGAAGGACGTATTAGCTCATCTGTTGTAGTAGGCAAGGGAAGTGATGTTGGCGGAGGTGCGAGTATCTTAGGAGTGTTAAGTGGTACAAATGGCAACCCAGTCAGCATTGGTGAAAATACACTCCTTGGCGCGAACTCTGTGACAGGTATTCCTTTAGGAGATGGCTGTATTGTTGATGCAGGCATCGCTATTTTGGAAGGAACCAAAATTGGAGTAAGTGGAGTAGAACTTGCAAAAATCAGTGAAGCGAATCCAAAAGCGAAGCTCAAAAAAGCAGGTACTGATGAGCTTGTATTCTTTAAAGGATTAGAATTAGCAGGACTTAATGGTATTCATTTCCGTCAAAATAGCGTAAATGGTATGATCGTCGCTACTCGAAGTAAACGAGAAATCAAACTTAACAGCGAATTGCATTAA
- a CDS encoding aldehyde ferredoxin oxidoreductase C-terminal domain-containing protein, protein MADLIYRVNMTDLSFKIEEVPSEWMGLGGRALTSTIVAQEVDPECHPLGPNNKLVFAPGLLSGTSASNSGRNSCGAKSPLTGGIKESNVGGTSAGIMSKLGVKALIIEGMPKDEQTFYQLHVTKNKVEFNEVPELVGLDNYAVLDAMAEKYDKKVAVMSIGRVGEMRMNLANISVKDPSGKLRSHGRGGLGAVMGSKKIKCITVDAESYKEVTIADPEKFKEASKVFTKALQENPISGQGLPAFGTNVLVNILNEAGGLPTRNFRAGNWEFAENICGETMAENIKARGGKTTHGCHAGCVIQCSQVYNDKDGNYLTSGFEYETIWALGSNFGINDLDLIAKIDGLMDDLGVDSIETSVTLGLAVDAGILAYGDGQKAYELLSKDLPNGTPIGRIIGGGTHILGKLYGLVRVPTVKGQGIPAYEPRAVKGQGITYATTPMGADHTAGYAVATNILNSGGYVDPLKKEGQVELARNLQIATAAVDSTGMCIFVAFPALDDPKCLPALVDMINARFGCSLTIDDVVNLGKTILKREHEFNIKAGFGKADDRLPEFMKYETLPPHNVVWDFTGEEIDEFWNF, encoded by the coding sequence ATGGCTGATCTAATCTATCGTGTCAATATGACAGATCTTAGTTTTAAAATAGAAGAAGTACCATCTGAATGGATGGGTCTTGGTGGTCGTGCATTAACATCGACGATTGTTGCTCAAGAGGTTGACCCAGAATGTCATCCTTTAGGACCAAACAACAAACTTGTTTTCGCTCCTGGTCTTCTTTCAGGAACAAGCGCTTCAAACAGTGGCCGTAATTCCTGTGGTGCAAAGAGCCCATTAACAGGTGGTATTAAAGAATCGAACGTTGGTGGAACCAGTGCTGGCATTATGTCAAAACTGGGTGTAAAAGCACTTATTATTGAAGGTATGCCAAAAGATGAGCAAACCTTTTATCAATTACATGTAACCAAAAACAAAGTTGAATTTAATGAAGTTCCTGAGCTTGTAGGCTTAGATAACTATGCCGTTTTAGATGCCATGGCAGAAAAATACGATAAAAAAGTCGCTGTTATGAGTATTGGTCGTGTCGGTGAAATGCGTATGAACCTAGCAAACATCTCTGTAAAAGATCCAAGTGGAAAACTCAGAAGTCATGGCCGTGGTGGACTTGGCGCTGTTATGGGTTCTAAAAAAATTAAATGTATTACCGTTGATGCAGAGAGCTATAAAGAAGTCACTATTGCTGATCCTGAAAAATTCAAAGAAGCAAGTAAAGTATTTACAAAAGCACTTCAAGAAAACCCTATCAGTGGACAAGGGTTACCAGCATTTGGTACAAACGTTCTTGTCAACATCCTTAATGAAGCAGGTGGTCTTCCAACCCGTAACTTTAGAGCTGGAAATTGGGAATTTGCGGAAAATATTTGTGGTGAAACGATGGCTGAGAACATCAAAGCACGTGGAGGAAAAACAACGCATGGCTGTCATGCAGGCTGTGTCATCCAATGTTCACAAGTTTATAATGACAAAGATGGTAATTACCTCACTTCAGGCTTTGAATATGAAACCATTTGGGCACTTGGTTCTAACTTTGGTATCAATGATTTAGATTTGATCGCTAAAATCGATGGACTTATGGATGACTTAGGTGTTGACTCTATCGAAACATCTGTTACACTTGGTCTTGCAGTAGATGCAGGTATTTTAGCGTACGGTGATGGACAAAAAGCATATGAACTTCTTTCTAAAGACTTACCAAATGGTACTCCAATTGGTCGCATTATCGGTGGTGGTACGCATATATTAGGTAAACTATATGGCTTAGTGCGTGTTCCAACCGTTAAAGGTCAAGGTATCCCTGCTTATGAGCCACGCGCCGTTAAAGGTCAAGGTATCACCTATGCAACAACACCAATGGGAGCAGATCATACCGCAGGTTATGCTGTTGCTACCAACATCTTAAATAGCGGTGGTTATGTCGATCCACTCAAAAAAGAGGGACAAGTTGAACTTGCACGTAACCTCCAAATTGCAACTGCTGCGGTAGATAGCACAGGTATGTGTATCTTTGTTGCTTTCCCAGCACTTGATGATCCAAAATGTTTACCAGCCCTTGTAGATATGATTAATGCACGTTTTGGCTGTAGCCTCACTATTGATGATGTTGTTAATTTGGGTAAAACCATTCTCAAAAGAGAGCATGAATTTAATATCAAAGCAGGATTTGGTAAAGCAGATGACAGATTACCAGAATTTATGAAGTATGAAACACTTCCACCTCACAATGTCGTTTGGGACTTTACAGGTGAAGAGATTGATGAGTTCTGGAACTTCTGA
- a CDS encoding Mrp/NBP35 family ATP-binding protein, with amino-acid sequence MLNKDAVLSALGGVKYPGFEKDIVTFGFVKNIDISDNNVYIETEIVSSSKEVADELKASIDKAVKAIGAARVDVVVKQPKAPVEKSNSQSGKNMAPHIKNFVMVSSGKGGVGKTTTTVNLAIALASQGKKVGLLDADIYGPNVPRMMGVVDTHPEIVGQKVKPILAYGVEMMSMGSLMENGQSLIWRGAMVMKAIEQLLRDILWSDLDVLFIDMPPGTGDAQLTLAQSVPVTAGICVTTPQQVALDDTERSLDMFQKLHIPIAGIMENMSGFICPETNKEYDIFGKGTTKPLAEKFETIVIGEIPIEPAVREGGDAGKPVSFFHPESETAKRYQASARKLWECIEKVNEEGGVSNEAIQPTMGVNGSPSACSSK; translated from the coding sequence ATGTTAAATAAAGACGCAGTTTTAAGCGCATTAGGTGGCGTTAAATACCCAGGTTTTGAGAAAGATATTGTGACATTTGGTTTTGTTAAAAATATCGATATTTCAGATAATAATGTTTATATAGAAACAGAAATTGTCTCTTCAAGCAAAGAAGTGGCTGACGAATTAAAAGCTTCTATAGATAAGGCAGTAAAAGCCATAGGTGCAGCTCGTGTGGACGTTGTTGTGAAGCAACCAAAGGCTCCAGTTGAGAAAAGCAACTCTCAATCGGGCAAAAATATGGCACCACACATCAAAAATTTCGTAATGGTAAGCTCAGGAAAAGGTGGTGTTGGTAAAACAACAACAACGGTTAACTTAGCGATTGCACTTGCAAGCCAAGGTAAAAAAGTAGGACTTTTAGATGCAGATATCTATGGTCCAAATGTACCTCGTATGATGGGTGTTGTTGATACACATCCTGAAATTGTAGGACAAAAAGTAAAACCAATCCTTGCTTACGGCGTTGAGATGATGAGTATGGGTTCTTTAATGGAAAATGGTCAATCACTCATCTGGAGAGGTGCGATGGTTATGAAAGCAATCGAGCAGCTCTTACGTGATATCTTATGGAGTGACTTAGATGTTCTTTTCATCGATATGCCTCCAGGAACAGGTGATGCTCAGCTTACATTGGCACAAAGTGTTCCAGTAACAGCAGGCATTTGTGTCACAACGCCTCAACAAGTTGCCCTTGATGATACTGAGAGAAGTCTTGACATGTTCCAAAAACTTCACATACCAATTGCTGGAATTATGGAGAACATGAGCGGATTTATCTGCCCTGAGACAAATAAAGAGTATGATATCTTTGGAAAAGGAACAACCAAACCGTTGGCTGAAAAATTTGAAACCATCGTGATTGGTGAGATTCCGATTGAACCTGCAGTAAGAGAAGGTGGAGACGCTGGTAAACCAGTAAGTTTCTTCCATCCAGAAAGTGAAACAGCAAAGCGCTATCAAGCTTCTGCACGTAAACTTTGGGAATGCATTGAAAAAGTGAATGAAGAGGGTGGCGTCAGCAACGAAGCGATCCAACCAACTATGGGAGTTAATGGCTCACCAAGTGCTTGTTCAAGCAAATAA
- a CDS encoding phosphatidylglycerophosphatase A → MPNAFLTFLYSGLCPKAPGTAGSLLAVILGAGIIHYISMETLVLLTILFTLMGVKHINAYEANSGNHDDSRIVIDEVVGVWIALILSSGTILQIVLSFVFFRLFDIWKPSLIGKIDQNVKGGWGVIGDDMLAGLVAGICSAATFQFFGYVQNTLLN, encoded by the coding sequence ATGCCAAATGCTTTTTTGACGTTTTTATACTCAGGTCTTTGCCCAAAAGCTCCAGGAACAGCAGGTTCACTTCTTGCTGTCATTCTAGGGGCTGGGATTATTCACTACATCTCGATGGAAACCTTAGTTCTTTTAACCATTCTATTTACGCTTATGGGCGTTAAACATATCAATGCGTATGAAGCAAACAGTGGCAATCATGACGATAGCCGCATTGTCATTGATGAAGTGGTAGGCGTATGGATCGCTCTTATTTTAAGCTCAGGAACTATTCTTCAAATTGTTCTTAGTTTTGTATTTTTTCGTCTTTTTGATATTTGGAAACCTTCTTTGATTGGCAAAATCGACCAAAATGTAAAAGGTGGATGGGGTGTCATTGGGGATGATATGCTAGCAGGTTTGGTTGCTGGTATCTGTAGTGCAGCAACATTTCAGTTTTTCGGATACGTGCAAAATACTCTCTTAAATTAA
- a CDS encoding response regulator — MKILIVENEIYLAQSIASKLMEIGHLCEIATSIKDALKDEKYDAVLLSTNISGQNFYPVIEKHRSSIIILMISYISNDTVTNPIKAGACDYIQKPFMIEELIRKLQHLSDFKNLKKENETYKEYVKNLFSSANLEPLDKKTKFPILIKTNFQKHADALVFNYVQSQNETFTFISLTQTNALEKIARAGSEELLYIIDLQNLKKSEKLKVYNILEGKRAIICSTDPNEESDFSKIEINTDSKILDQGDILCIDDYVKYVICNFQNKFPDTELSKKLGISRKSLWEKRKKYGINKKK; from the coding sequence ATGAAGATTTTAATTGTTGAAAACGAGATTTATCTCGCGCAAAGTATTGCCTCTAAGTTGATGGAAATTGGACATTTATGTGAGATTGCTACCAGTATCAAAGATGCGCTTAAAGATGAAAAATACGATGCAGTATTGCTCTCAACGAACATTTCAGGACAAAATTTCTACCCCGTTATTGAAAAACATCGCTCATCCATTATCATTTTGATGATCTCTTATATCAGTAATGACACTGTCACCAATCCGATTAAGGCGGGGGCTTGTGATTACATTCAAAAACCTTTCATGATTGAAGAATTGATTCGAAAACTTCAACATCTTTCCGATTTTAAAAATCTCAAAAAAGAGAATGAAACCTATAAAGAATATGTCAAAAACCTTTTTAGCAGTGCCAATTTAGAACCTCTTGATAAAAAAACCAAATTTCCTATTCTCATCAAAACAAATTTTCAAAAACATGCCGATGCGCTCGTTTTTAACTATGTTCAGTCACAAAATGAGACATTTACTTTTATCTCACTCACCCAAACCAATGCCTTAGAAAAGATTGCGCGGGCTGGAAGTGAGGAATTACTCTACATTATCGATCTTCAAAACCTTAAAAAAAGCGAAAAACTTAAAGTCTATAACATCCTAGAAGGTAAACGTGCTATTATTTGTAGCACTGATCCTAACGAAGAGAGTGACTTTTCAAAAATCGAAATTAACACCGACAGTAAAATTTTAGACCAAGGTGATATTTTATGTATTGATGATTATGTCAAATATGTCATCTGCAATTTTCAAAACAAATTCCCTGACACGGAACTCTCCAAAAAATTAGGAATATCTCGCAAAAGTTTATGGGAAAAAAGGAAGAAGTATGGAATCAACAAGAAAAAATAA
- a CDS encoding GGDEF domain-containing protein, with protein sequence MQRLQEALSTFHALCLGLIFSALLIVKLNLIPSYAYYFIWQSTFVFLMIAIVLSIYFNKSKLFVLLLFPLFFALCLAFPNTLFTKLSVSAFWHIAPVITALGHLLIYALQERGLFSSFGALRTGIGVIVLIVGYIGLKYFSLSLQQALDTPILHASLHGIAKASDFIVIVTLISLLFIFLISMLFETQSQKAPFWMLFSQMIPLLFLQESNSFVLFCLIASWIAISALVHDAYRMAYIDTLTGVPSRRALEERFLRLGSHYTIAMVDIDFFKKFNDKFGHDIGDDVLKLVAKELSHVKNGGKAYRYGGEEFTILFSGKKKEDCIMALEEIREHIFRRGFVIRDKNRPEKAPKEIQKTTSVKKERLSVSIGVAVSAKGKTPQEIIKIADDALYKAKESGRNCLICL encoded by the coding sequence ATGCAACGATTACAAGAAGCACTTTCAACTTTCCATGCCCTCTGTTTAGGACTGATTTTTTCTGCCTTGCTTATTGTTAAACTCAATCTTATACCTTCTTACGCCTATTATTTCATTTGGCAAAGTACCTTCGTTTTTCTAATGATTGCCATTGTATTAAGTATCTATTTTAACAAAAGTAAACTCTTTGTATTATTGCTCTTTCCACTCTTTTTTGCACTCTGTTTAGCCTTTCCAAACACGCTTTTTACAAAACTGAGTGTTTCCGCCTTTTGGCATATAGCTCCCGTTATTACGGCATTGGGCCATTTACTCATTTATGCGCTGCAAGAACGTGGACTCTTTAGCTCTTTTGGCGCACTTCGCACAGGTATTGGCGTCATTGTTCTTATTGTAGGATACATCGGGCTTAAATATTTTTCACTCTCTCTTCAACAAGCGCTCGATACTCCTATTTTGCATGCAAGCTTGCATGGCATCGCAAAAGCGAGTGATTTTATAGTTATTGTGACACTTATTTCGTTACTGTTTATCTTTTTAATCTCCATGCTCTTTGAAACACAAAGCCAAAAAGCACCATTTTGGATGCTCTTTTCACAAATGATTCCCCTGCTCTTTTTGCAAGAAAGTAACTCTTTTGTCCTGTTCTGCCTTATTGCTTCGTGGATTGCCATTTCTGCTCTGGTGCATGATGCGTATAGAATGGCATATATTGACACATTAACAGGAGTGCCCTCTAGAAGAGCTCTTGAAGAGCGTTTTTTAAGACTAGGATCGCATTATACGATTGCTATGGTGGATATTGATTTTTTCAAAAAATTTAATGACAAATTTGGTCATGACATCGGCGATGATGTTTTAAAACTGGTTGCAAAAGAGCTCAGCCATGTAAAAAATGGCGGTAAAGCATACCGTTATGGTGGTGAGGAGTTTACCATTCTTTTTAGTGGCAAGAAAAAAGAAGATTGTATTATGGCGCTTGAAGAAATAAGGGAGCATATTTTCAGACGAGGCTTTGTTATTCGTGATAAAAATCGTCCTGAAAAAGCACCTAAAGAGATACAAAAAACAACATCTGTTAAAAAAGAACGCCTCTCCGTAAGCATTGGTGTTGCAGTATCTGCTAAAGGAAAAACACCGCAAGAGATTATAAAAATTGCGGATGACGCTTTATATAAAGCAAAAGAGAGTGGTCGTAACTGTTTAATTTGCTTATAA
- a CDS encoding MoaD/ThiS family protein, giving the protein MRVFVKLFAQYREGRFKAEHKEFPEGMTAQMLIDLLKLESVSPLGVLMVNGRHVAVSYVLQEGDEIALFPKVGGG; this is encoded by the coding sequence ATGCGTGTTTTTGTGAAACTCTTTGCGCAGTACCGAGAAGGTCGCTTTAAGGCTGAGCATAAAGAATTCCCAGAAGGGATGACCGCTCAAATGCTCATAGATCTCTTAAAGCTTGAGAGTGTCTCCCCTTTAGGGGTTTTAATGGTCAACGGACGGCACGTTGCAGTTTCCTATGTACTTCAAGAGGGTGATGAAATCGCCCTCTTCCCAAAAGTAGGTGGGGGTTGA
- a CDS encoding bifunctional 2-C-methyl-D-erythritol 4-phosphate cytidylyltransferase/2-C-methyl-D-erythritol 2,4-cyclodiphosphate synthase, with the protein MPDLALVMLGAGSSTRFNQRVKKQWLRVEETPLWLFATQNLQQLFPFKQIIVTTTPDEHFYAQKFSGAITFVEGGATRQESLQNALSHVTTPYVLVSDIARPCIDQAMLVRILSEMENADIVVPYLPVVDTVVYEESTINRDHVKLIQTPQLSHTDILKKALNTSTLYTDDSSAIKAMGGKIAYVLGNPEAKKLTCKEDIASIPCLKAPSSVPFVGYGFDVHAFEEGKVMMLGGVEVHPTVGFKAHSDGDVAIHALIDALLGAAGAGDIGELFPDNDQRYKNIDSKLLLKEVCSFLAKVGFEIVHCDLTIMAEFPRLSAFKDKIRFCLADIMALSPIHVNVKATTTEKLGFVGRQEGVAVSATATLKYYDWKNV; encoded by the coding sequence TTGCCCGATTTAGCCCTTGTGATGTTAGGCGCAGGTAGTTCAACACGTTTTAATCAACGTGTTAAAAAGCAGTGGTTACGCGTCGAAGAGACCCCTTTATGGCTTTTTGCAACCCAAAATCTTCAACAGCTTTTTCCTTTTAAGCAAATCATTGTCACCACAACACCTGATGAACATTTTTACGCGCAAAAATTTAGTGGCGCGATCACGTTTGTGGAAGGTGGAGCAACCAGACAAGAGTCTTTACAAAATGCCCTTTCGCATGTGACAACGCCTTATGTTTTAGTCAGCGATATTGCTCGTCCATGTATTGATCAAGCGATGTTAGTACGCATCTTATCGGAAATGGAAAATGCCGATATCGTCGTACCTTACCTTCCTGTCGTTGACACGGTTGTGTATGAAGAGAGTACTATCAATCGTGATCATGTAAAACTCATACAAACACCACAACTCTCGCATACAGATATATTGAAAAAAGCACTCAACACATCAACGCTTTACACAGATGATAGCAGTGCGATTAAAGCGATGGGTGGCAAAATTGCATACGTACTTGGAAATCCTGAAGCAAAAAAATTGACATGTAAAGAAGATATCGCTTCTATTCCTTGTCTTAAAGCACCCTCTTCTGTTCCTTTTGTAGGCTATGGCTTTGATGTACATGCCTTTGAAGAAGGTAAAGTCATGATGCTAGGGGGCGTTGAAGTGCACCCGACGGTAGGCTTTAAAGCACATTCCGATGGCGATGTTGCCATACATGCTCTTATCGACGCACTTTTAGGCGCTGCGGGAGCGGGAGATATCGGTGAACTATTCCCCGATAATGACCAACGTTATAAAAACATTGATTCAAAACTACTACTCAAGGAGGTGTGTTCTTTTTTAGCAAAGGTGGGGTTTGAGATCGTTCATTGTGATCTCACGATTATGGCGGAATTTCCACGTTTAAGTGCCTTCAAGGACAAAATACGTTTCTGCTTAGCCGATATTATGGCACTCTCTCCCATCCATGTGAATGTAAAAGCAACCACAACAGAAAAATTAGGATTTGTCGGGCGACAAGAAGGTGTTGCAGTGAGTGCAACGGCTACATTAAAATATTATGATTGGAAGAATGTATGA
- a CDS encoding MoaD/ThiS family protein gives MHIILNAFSFLREKLKQRGIPYIDAPWVIDDKTRIVDLIDSLGLEQKEVEAVFVNHTVTPKETLLHEGDRVALLPPGTPGSYRLLSGLKEH, from the coding sequence ATGCACATTATACTCAATGCTTTTTCATTTTTACGCGAAAAACTTAAACAAAGAGGTATTCCCTATATCGATGCGCCATGGGTTATTGATGATAAAACGCGCATTGTTGATCTGATCGATTCTTTAGGTCTTGAACAAAAAGAGGTTGAAGCTGTTTTTGTCAATCATACGGTAACGCCTAAAGAAACACTCTTGCATGAAGGCGATAGGGTTGCTCTTCTGCCTCCAGGAACACCTGGTTCATACAGGCTTCTTTCAGGGCTCAAAGAGCATTAA
- a CDS encoding sulfate adenylyltransferase has protein sequence MESTRKNNRQLFLDKEFLATLALAKEGVLHPVDKLMNSAEAKEVEHSGYYKGKPFPFPFIIAPAGEKNREVLTTSYKGEPLDFVVDGKIKGTIIVDEVFEVDKKKRIEQIFGTYDISNPETQMFLKRLGDIAVCGEYELQFDDIKNVKNKIADAKAQLGAKNVSAMMMNAKPFHRAHERVIRITLEKCDMLVIFLLKPYKQDALSYELRLKALQYFVDNYLPKNRVVIVPFENTYLFTSYKNAVLDAICASNLGCNKLVLGQHHSGIGAYYDKNEMKSILDHYEDLDIEVEIITEFVYCNECKTLVSTNTCPHGGHHHIKYHAESLLEILKAGMLPPAIFMRKDISALLLSELFKKRFENIGKIYDAIFPNSGLLESHDERDFYLELMRLHQTTSLT, from the coding sequence ATGGAATCAACAAGAAAAAATAACCGACAACTCTTTTTAGATAAAGAGTTTTTAGCAACCCTCGCTCTGGCTAAAGAAGGCGTTTTGCATCCTGTTGATAAGCTCATGAACAGTGCAGAAGCTAAAGAAGTTGAACACAGTGGATACTACAAAGGTAAACCATTCCCGTTTCCATTTATCATCGCTCCTGCGGGTGAAAAAAACAGAGAAGTGCTCACAACCTCATACAAAGGGGAACCACTTGATTTTGTCGTCGATGGGAAAATCAAAGGAACCATCATTGTTGATGAAGTATTTGAGGTCGATAAGAAAAAAAGAATTGAGCAGATTTTTGGAACGTATGATATTTCAAACCCTGAAACACAAATGTTTCTCAAACGACTTGGAGACATTGCTGTATGCGGTGAATATGAACTCCAATTTGATGACATTAAAAATGTAAAAAATAAAATTGCCGATGCAAAAGCACAACTGGGTGCTAAAAATGTTTCTGCCATGATGATGAACGCAAAGCCCTTCCATAGAGCACATGAGAGAGTTATACGTATTACGCTTGAAAAATGTGATATGTTGGTTATCTTTTTACTAAAACCCTATAAACAAGATGCACTCTCTTATGAATTACGTCTTAAAGCGTTACAGTATTTTGTCGACAACTATTTACCAAAAAATAGAGTCGTTATTGTTCCTTTTGAAAACACTTATCTTTTTACAAGCTATAAAAACGCTGTTTTAGATGCTATTTGTGCTTCAAATTTAGGATGTAATAAGCTCGTTCTTGGGCAACACCATAGTGGTATAGGAGCATACTACGACAAGAATGAAATGAAATCTATTTTGGATCATTATGAAGATTTAGATATCGAGGTAGAAATTATTACCGAGTTTGTCTATTGTAATGAGTGTAAAACATTGGTCAGTACGAACACCTGCCCACATGGCGGGCACCACCACATTAAGTACCATGCAGAGTCACTTTTAGAGATTTTAAAAGCGGGAATGTTACCACCAGCTATTTTCATGCGTAAAGATATTTCAGCGCTTCTTCTAAGTGAACTCTTCAAAAAACGCTTCGAAAATATTGGCAAAATTTATGACGCTATTTTCCCAAACAGTGGTCTTTTAGAGAGCCACGATGAACGCGATTTCTATCTTGAATTGATGCGTTTACATCAAACAACTTCACTTACGTAG
- a CDS encoding HesA/MoeB/ThiF family protein, which translates to MELLTFLKEQTIDGFLPLQANYEAIKRFSCTFQETEKMALQNGITPLRYKRNQKTISIEEQYTLFQATVLIVGCGGLGGFVAEILTRIGVGNLILCDGDVFEEHNMNRQNFSSPKTLGRFKAEVLKEKLEEINPAVHIETMTRFFEPQTDALLIQEVDVIVDALDNPDLKCLLAKLCYEKQKAFVHGAIAGYYSQFSTSALLEPLYAQKGDGVEKKVGNPSFTVCFAASIQSTEVVKLLLGKPHLQTPLMGDLWEYELISL; encoded by the coding sequence ATGGAACTTCTAACATTTTTAAAAGAGCAAACCATCGATGGATTTCTCCCACTTCAAGCAAATTATGAGGCAATCAAACGTTTTTCGTGTACGTTTCAAGAGACTGAAAAAATGGCTCTTCAAAATGGAATCACTCCTCTTCGCTACAAGCGCAACCAAAAAACAATCTCGATAGAAGAACAATACACACTTTTTCAAGCGACGGTACTCATCGTTGGATGTGGAGGGCTAGGTGGGTTTGTCGCAGAAATACTGACACGCATAGGTGTGGGAAATCTCATTTTATGTGACGGTGATGTGTTTGAAGAACATAATATGAATCGTCAAAACTTCTCATCACCCAAAACATTAGGGCGCTTTAAAGCGGAAGTCTTAAAAGAAAAACTCGAAGAGATCAACCCTGCGGTACACATAGAAACCATGACACGTTTTTTTGAGCCACAAACAGATGCACTCCTTATCCAAGAAGTTGATGTGATTGTCGATGCACTAGACAACCCTGATCTTAAATGCCTTCTTGCAAAGCTCTGTTATGAAAAGCAAAAAGCTTTTGTCCATGGAGCAATCGCTGGCTATTACAGTCAATTTTCAACCTCTGCTTTGCTTGAGCCTCTTTATGCTCAAAAAGGGGATGGCGTTGAAAAAAAAGTAGGCAATCCTTCTTTTACCGTCTGCTTTGCAGCCTCAATTCAAAGCACTGAAGTGGTAAAATTGCTCTTAGGAAAACCTCATCTTCAAACACCTCTTATGGGAGATTTATGGGAGTATGAGCTAATTTCGCTATAA